In Propionimicrobium sp. PCR01-08-3, one DNA window encodes the following:
- a CDS encoding NAD(P)-binding domain-containing protein produces the protein MRHTTVVVIGAGQAGLSAGYHLERRGFGSADDDSADRTFVILDQNPAPGGAWQHRWKSLRMATVNGIFGLPGFPTPEIDPDQPSKDAIPAYFADFERRNRLPILRPVRVTSVTRADDDPRGKLIVETDRGPWRTRAFINATGTWNNPVLPHYPGQNTFTGRQLHTREYVSLEEFAGQRVAIVGGGISAIQQLEEISRVATTFWFTREEPVFREGPFRPEIEGREVIAKATKAVEAGEPPGSIVANTGLMWSPYAIAAQDRGALVRHPMFAAIEAGGVREADGSFTPVDVILWATGFRPDISHLDSLGLKNERGGIQMKGTQVAGEPRVHLIGYGPSQSTVGANRAGRDAVRTLVRYLEA, from the coding sequence ATGAGGCATACAACGGTCGTGGTGATCGGGGCCGGGCAGGCGGGTCTTTCGGCCGGTTATCACCTGGAACGGCGCGGGTTCGGGTCCGCAGATGATGATTCAGCGGACCGCACCTTCGTGATATTGGACCAGAATCCTGCTCCCGGTGGCGCATGGCAGCATCGCTGGAAGTCACTGCGGATGGCGACGGTCAACGGCATCTTCGGCTTGCCGGGCTTCCCGACGCCTGAAATCGATCCCGATCAACCCAGCAAGGACGCGATACCCGCCTACTTCGCCGACTTCGAGCGGCGCAACCGGCTGCCGATCCTGCGCCCGGTGAGAGTCACATCTGTTACCCGCGCGGACGATGATCCCCGCGGCAAACTGATCGTCGAAACCGATCGAGGGCCTTGGCGCACCCGCGCATTCATCAACGCGACCGGCACGTGGAACAACCCTGTGTTACCCCACTACCCCGGCCAAAACACCTTCACAGGACGTCAGCTACATACCCGCGAGTACGTGTCTCTCGAGGAATTCGCGGGCCAGCGGGTGGCGATCGTCGGCGGCGGAATCTCGGCTATTCAGCAACTCGAGGAAATCTCGCGAGTGGCCACCACATTCTGGTTTACCCGCGAGGAACCGGTTTTTCGAGAGGGCCCGTTTCGTCCCGAAATCGAAGGACGCGAAGTCATCGCCAAGGCAACCAAGGCCGTCGAAGCCGGCGAACCGCCGGGCAGCATCGTGGCAAACACGGGATTGATGTGGTCGCCCTATGCGATCGCCGCTCAAGATCGCGGAGCGCTCGTCCGGCATCCGATGTTCGCCGCTATCGAGGCTGGCGGCGTACGCGAGGCGGATGGCTCATTCACACCGGTTGACGTCATCTTGTGGGCAACGGGATTCCGGCCCGATATCAGTCACCTTGATTCGCTGGGATTGAAGAACGAACGTGGCGGGATCCAGATGAAAGGCACCCAGGTCGCTGGGGAACCTCGCGTCCATCTGATCGGATACGGCCCCTCGCAATCAACCGTCGGGGCCAACCGGGCCGGACGCGATGCAGTCCGGACGCTCGTCCGCTACCTGGAGGCCTGA